A single region of the Polymorphum gilvum SL003B-26A1 genome encodes:
- the chpT gene encoding histidine phosphotransferase ChpT — MSELKDLSSLDLSALVSSRICHDIISPVGAIINGLEVLDEEGSEDMREFAMDLIRKSARQASAKLQFARLAFGAAGSAGAEIDLGDAQVVASGFMENEKSNLIWQVDRHLMPKNFVKLLLNLVLIANQCVPRGGDITVSMTGEPAAPVFTLEAKGLNPRIPLGMQETLGGQEPERVDAHSVQPIYTFLLARECGMTISLSKDDDVVRLTARQAS, encoded by the coding sequence ATGTCCGAACTCAAAGACCTCTCGTCGCTCGATCTGTCGGCCCTCGTCTCGAGCCGGATCTGCCACGACATCATCAGTCCGGTCGGCGCGATCATCAACGGACTGGAGGTCCTGGACGAGGAGGGGTCTGAGGACATGCGCGAATTCGCCATGGACCTGATCCGCAAGAGCGCCCGCCAGGCCTCGGCGAAGCTGCAGTTCGCCCGGCTGGCATTCGGAGCAGCCGGCTCTGCCGGTGCGGAAATCGATCTCGGCGACGCCCAAGTCGTCGCTAGCGGTTTCATGGAGAACGAGAAATCAAACCTGATCTGGCAGGTCGACCGGCACCTGATGCCGAAGAACTTTGTTAAACTTTTGCTTAATTTAGTCTTGATCGCCAACCAATGCGTTCCGCGCGGCGGCGACATTACCGTGTCCATGACCGGAGAACCCGCCGCGCCGGTGTTCACGCTCGAGGCCAAGGGGCTCAATCCGCGCATTCCCCTGGGAATGCAGGAAACACTTGGCGGACAGGAGCCCGAGCGGGTCGACGCGCATTCCGTTCAGCCGATCTACACATTCCTGCTCGCCCGCGAATGCGGCATGACGATCAGCCTGTCCAAGGACGATGATGTCGTCCGGCTTACCGCACGTCAGGCTAGCTGA
- a CDS encoding YHS domain-containing (seleno)protein codes for MPGVLTAAVPLAGSGTGQARPAYYLTDPIGGYAIGGHDPVAYFVDRRARLGDRRFEHQWRGVKWLFVNEGNRAAFERSPEVYVPQYTGCGAYALAEGYATAGNPAIFAILDGRLYFFHSVVNRFLFIIELESTTTQADANALKTGCSPRL; via the coding sequence GTGCCGGGCGTTCTGACGGCGGCGGTGCCGCTCGCCGGCTCCGGCACGGGCCAGGCACGGCCGGCCTACTACCTGACGGATCCGATCGGCGGCTATGCGATCGGCGGGCACGATCCGGTGGCCTATTTCGTCGACCGCCGGGCGCGTCTGGGCGACCGGAGGTTCGAGCACCAGTGGCGCGGCGTGAAATGGCTGTTCGTCAACGAGGGAAATCGCGCCGCCTTCGAGCGCTCGCCGGAGGTCTATGTGCCGCAATACACGGGCTGCGGAGCTTACGCGCTGGCCGAAGGGTACGCCACTGCGGGCAATCCCGCCATCTTCGCGATCCTCGACGGCCGCCTGTATTTCTTCCACTCCGTCGTCAACCGCTTCCTGTTCATCATCGAACTGGAATCGACGACGACACAGGCCGATGCGAATGCGCTGAAAACCGGCTGTTCTCCGCGGCTTTAA